The proteins below come from a single Chitinophaga pinensis DSM 2588 genomic window:
- a CDS encoding IPT/TIG domain-containing protein, with amino-acid sequence MFIKKMSLAIIAMVMCCLYSCQVTPTAEKAAFHMQDTLSAGTTEILLTIHGKGFSHVTTDNKVLVDDVEAKIISASDNELIVQIPARKTAKIAITVKVGNEVSDTVLVDNRIIMLAGR; translated from the coding sequence ATGTTTATTAAGAAAATGAGTCTGGCTATTATAGCCATGGTAATGTGTTGTCTATACAGTTGTCAGGTTACCCCCACTGCCGAAAAAGCGGCGTTTCACATGCAGGATACCCTTTCTGCTGGTACAACGGAAATTTTACTGACCATACACGGTAAAGGATTCAGTCATGTAACAACTGACAATAAAGTGCTCGTTGATGATGTGGAAGCAAAGATCATCAGCGCTTCAGACAATGAATTAATCGTACAAATTCCTGCCAGAAAAACGGCTAAAATAGCCATCACCGTGAAGGTTGGCAACGAAGTATCTGATACAGTCCTGGTGGACAATCGGATCATCATGCTCGCTGGCAGATAA
- a CDS encoding S46 family peptidase: MKKNLLILLFLLAAQFAKADEGMWLPYLLGQQVYNDMVKKGLKLTKEQLYSINKASLKDAIIIFGGGCTGEIVSNQGLIFTNHHCGYDAIATASSVEHNYLKNGFYALDKSQEIPAKGLSVQFLVKVDDVTKQVMDGLKDLSGPERMQQQQKIIGDIVSQAINGTNYEAKVLPIFKGNQYLLFVYERYKDIRLVGAPPESIGKFGGDTDNWEWPRHTGDFSVFRVYADKDGKPADYSAANLPLKPKHFLPVSIKGIKENDYAMIFGYPGGTNRYESSEGVKLKIDVENPSIVALRAVRLSYMFEQMKKDPAIKLKLASSYAGIANYWKFFDGEAKQLVKYHVVDEKQKEEAAFGKWANGKTEYANIFADYATNYKAWAPYAKHRIYINEGIMGSPLAAFAASLQAVEKAMVQSGGSAEAIKQSIQAADKARTVFLEEEDKTSDQKILAATCHLFYTDIPVAQHPIGFYDAIKAKFGSLDDNNTYRLWASAIMSGSMIMNDARWKAFVANPDAVTLQTDPAFAYSSAFVKNFSTKYLSIYNQFVTKNNDLGRTYMKGKLEMEPNKKWYPDANFSMRLTYGQVKPYAPRDAVAYDYVCTMKGVMEKYKPGDYEFDLPENYVSLYNKKDFGQYKDLRKNDIVTCFITTNDITGGNSGSPVLNANGELIGLAFDGNYEALSHKIQFDAVYNRTICVDVRYVLWCIDKLGGASNIINELKLIR, from the coding sequence ATGAAGAAGAATCTGCTGATCCTTCTGTTCCTGCTGGCGGCTCAATTCGCCAAAGCAGATGAAGGAATGTGGCTGCCCTATTTATTGGGACAGCAAGTGTACAATGATATGGTGAAGAAAGGTCTCAAGTTGACGAAAGAACAATTGTACAGTATCAACAAAGCGTCCCTGAAAGACGCCATTATCATCTTCGGTGGCGGATGCACCGGGGAAATAGTGAGCAACCAGGGGCTGATTTTCACCAACCACCACTGCGGTTACGACGCCATCGCTACCGCCAGCTCCGTTGAGCACAATTACCTGAAAAATGGTTTCTACGCCCTGGATAAAAGCCAGGAAATTCCTGCAAAAGGGCTGTCCGTTCAATTTCTCGTAAAAGTAGATGATGTTACCAAACAGGTAATGGACGGTCTGAAAGACCTCTCCGGTCCGGAAAGAATGCAGCAACAGCAAAAAATCATCGGAGACATCGTTAGCCAGGCCATCAATGGCACCAACTACGAAGCGAAAGTACTTCCTATCTTCAAAGGCAACCAGTACCTGCTTTTCGTGTATGAGCGCTATAAAGACATCCGTCTGGTAGGCGCCCCTCCGGAAAGCATCGGCAAATTCGGCGGCGATACGGATAACTGGGAATGGCCCCGTCACACCGGCGATTTCTCCGTATTCCGTGTGTACGCTGATAAAGATGGTAAACCTGCTGATTATTCCGCAGCGAATTTACCTTTGAAACCAAAACATTTCCTCCCTGTTTCTATCAAAGGAATTAAAGAGAATGATTACGCAATGATCTTCGGTTATCCGGGCGGTACCAACCGTTACGAAAGCTCCGAAGGCGTAAAACTGAAAATAGACGTAGAAAACCCTTCTATTGTAGCACTGCGTGCAGTACGTCTCTCCTACATGTTTGAGCAGATGAAAAAAGATCCGGCTATCAAGCTGAAACTGGCGTCTTCTTATGCCGGTATCGCTAATTACTGGAAATTCTTTGATGGTGAAGCTAAACAGCTGGTTAAATACCATGTGGTAGATGAGAAACAAAAAGAGGAAGCGGCATTTGGTAAATGGGCAAACGGTAAAACCGAATACGCGAATATCTTCGCTGACTATGCCACTAACTATAAAGCGTGGGCGCCATATGCAAAACATCGTATTTACATCAATGAAGGCATTATGGGCTCTCCACTGGCAGCTTTTGCAGCCAGCCTTCAGGCAGTGGAAAAAGCGATGGTACAGTCAGGCGGTTCTGCTGAGGCGATTAAGCAGAGCATTCAGGCGGCTGATAAAGCACGTACCGTATTCCTGGAAGAAGAAGACAAAACCAGCGATCAGAAAATACTGGCAGCTACCTGTCACCTGTTCTACACTGATATTCCTGTCGCACAGCATCCTATCGGATTCTACGATGCCATCAAGGCAAAATTTGGTAGTCTGGATGATAACAATACCTACCGCCTCTGGGCTTCCGCTATCATGTCGGGATCTATGATCATGAATGATGCACGCTGGAAAGCTTTCGTGGCCAATCCGGATGCAGTAACCCTGCAAACCGATCCTGCATTCGCATACTCCAGTGCTTTCGTTAAAAATTTCAGCACCAAATATCTGTCGATATACAACCAGTTTGTAACTAAAAACAACGACCTGGGACGTACTTATATGAAGGGTAAACTGGAGATGGAACCTAACAAAAAATGGTATCCTGATGCGAATTTCTCTATGCGTCTGACCTATGGTCAGGTAAAACCATATGCGCCACGTGATGCAGTAGCATATGATTACGTATGTACGATGAAAGGTGTGATGGAAAAATATAAACCAGGCGATTACGAATTCGATCTTCCGGAAAATTATGTTTCCCTCTACAACAAGAAAGACTTTGGTCAATACAAAGACCTCAGAAAAAATGATATCGTTACCTGCTTCATTACCACCAACGATATTACAGGTGGTAACTCAGGTTCTCCTGTACTGAATGCAAACGGTGAACTGATCGGTCTTGCATTTGACGGTAACTACGAGGCACTGAGCCATAAAATACAGTTTGATGCCGTGTACAATCGTACCATCTGTGTGGATGTACGCTATGTGCTGTGGTGTATCGATAAACTGGGCGGCGCCAGCAACATTATCAATGAGCTGAAGCTGATCAGGTAA
- a CDS encoding patatin-like phospholipase family protein, which yields MLHFRKYQVLLLFWAILFSTINGEFAKVFGGDALYLAPEYLGKVNFYSTSILGVATGLFVMSWNITTFILHTGRFKFLATTAQPFFKYCLNNSIFPIAFLLNLLLRSWEYQRYQQLSSVPEILLLTEGFICGYLLIIFFCFFYFFNADKNIGRRLEKKFGNPRNFLRLVLKPTQEKDENALPVHNYFSSFWQIRRARNVDHYNKHYLDSILKQHHFAAMITVGCALIFLMILAFLMDYPIFRIPAGASVMIFFAFLIGVAGAYAYLLQSWAIPMVLVMLFALNWMVEHDLLDNRNKAYGLNYKLRKQRPEYSVTALQQFFTKERADNDKKQTLQILEKWKEKHNGRKPKLIVINFSGGGLRAATWSMNVLQRLDTLMNGQLMNNTVLMTGASGGMMGASYYRALYLEKQLGRRIDMQDSSYTERISRDLLNSVFTSMTVNDFITPFRSFKIGNKRYAKDRGYAFEMQLNSNTNNSLAGTIRDYQEPERKAQVPMLVWSATINADGRRLIISPQPVSYLCAPEYASHGRQVRDIDGVDFTQYFAAQDALDLRVTSAIRMCATFPYVLPNVFLPSVPIVDVMDAGIRDNFGQEPSMRFLYTFRQWINENTDGVVFIQVRDTRKNDIKSIKQSMKLNDMMFDPLFTMQQHWSAMQDFVQDNELNYLEGYFPGKFHRIIFQYVPQKEDKAAALSWHLTSREKIDIAGALDNPTNQASFDSVMHMVRKPMLTDHQE from the coding sequence TTGCTTCACTTCCGCAAGTATCAGGTGTTGCTGCTGTTCTGGGCTATACTTTTTAGTACGATCAACGGTGAATTTGCCAAAGTTTTTGGTGGTGATGCCTTGTATCTGGCGCCTGAATACCTGGGTAAGGTAAATTTCTACAGCACTTCCATCCTGGGAGTTGCCACCGGTTTGTTTGTCATGAGCTGGAACATCACCACTTTCATCCTGCATACCGGCAGGTTTAAGTTTCTCGCTACCACGGCACAGCCATTTTTCAAGTATTGCCTTAATAACTCCATCTTTCCCATCGCATTTCTGCTGAACCTGTTGTTACGTAGCTGGGAATACCAGCGTTATCAGCAACTGAGTTCGGTACCCGAAATATTACTGTTGACAGAAGGGTTTATCTGTGGTTATCTGCTGATCATTTTCTTCTGTTTTTTCTACTTTTTTAATGCAGATAAAAACATTGGCCGCCGCCTGGAAAAGAAGTTCGGCAATCCCCGTAACTTTTTGCGTTTAGTGTTAAAACCCACACAGGAAAAGGATGAAAATGCCCTGCCTGTACACAACTATTTCAGTTCTTTCTGGCAGATCCGCAGGGCCAGAAATGTAGATCACTACAACAAGCATTACCTGGACAGTATTCTCAAACAGCATCACTTCGCGGCGATGATCACTGTCGGATGTGCATTGATATTTCTGATGATACTGGCATTTCTGATGGATTATCCCATCTTCAGGATTCCCGCAGGGGCCAGTGTGATGATCTTTTTTGCATTCCTGATCGGTGTTGCAGGCGCTTACGCCTATCTGTTGCAAAGCTGGGCTATTCCTATGGTGCTGGTGATGTTGTTTGCGCTGAACTGGATGGTAGAGCATGACCTGTTGGATAACCGTAACAAAGCCTACGGATTGAACTACAAACTGCGTAAGCAACGACCTGAATATAGCGTAACAGCACTACAACAGTTTTTCACGAAAGAGCGTGCTGATAATGATAAAAAACAGACCCTTCAAATACTGGAGAAATGGAAGGAAAAACACAATGGCCGTAAACCCAAACTAATCGTTATCAACTTTAGCGGTGGCGGTTTGCGTGCTGCAACCTGGAGTATGAATGTATTGCAAAGACTGGATACGCTGATGAACGGGCAGTTGATGAATAACACCGTGCTGATGACCGGCGCATCGGGGGGAATGATGGGCGCTTCCTATTATCGCGCATTATACCTGGAGAAACAGCTGGGTCGCCGCATTGATATGCAGGATAGCAGCTATACAGAGCGTATTTCCCGTGACCTGCTGAATAGTGTATTTACATCGATGACGGTGAATGATTTTATCACGCCTTTTCGTTCATTCAAAATAGGAAATAAGCGTTATGCAAAGGACAGGGGTTATGCCTTTGAAATGCAGCTGAATAGTAATACCAACAATTCGCTCGCCGGTACAATCCGGGATTACCAGGAGCCGGAAAGAAAGGCACAGGTGCCGATGCTGGTATGGAGTGCTACGATCAATGCAGATGGTCGCCGTCTGATCATTTCGCCTCAGCCGGTAAGTTATCTGTGTGCGCCTGAATATGCATCACATGGCAGGCAGGTACGTGACATTGACGGTGTTGATTTCACGCAGTATTTTGCTGCACAGGATGCCCTCGATCTGCGTGTAACCAGTGCGATAAGAATGTGTGCTACCTTCCCGTATGTATTGCCCAACGTATTTCTGCCCAGTGTGCCAATCGTAGATGTAATGGATGCAGGTATCAGAGATAATTTCGGACAGGAACCTTCTATGCGTTTTCTGTATACTTTCCGGCAATGGATCAATGAGAATACAGACGGTGTCGTATTTATACAGGTAAGAGATACCCGAAAGAATGATATCAAGTCGATCAAACAGTCGATGAAACTGAATGATATGATGTTTGATCCTTTATTCACCATGCAGCAGCACTGGAGTGCGATGCAGGATTTTGTGCAGGATAATGAACTGAACTACCTGGAAGGGTATTTCCCGGGGAAATTTCATCGTATCATATTCCAGTATGTGCCACAGAAAGAGGATAAAGCAGCGGCGCTGAGCTGGCACCTTACTTCGCGGGAGAAAATAGATATTGCGGGGGCATTGGATAATCCGACCAACCAGGCTTCATTTGACAGTGTAATGCATATGGTCCGCAAGCCAATGCTCACGGACCATCAAGAGTAA
- the rpoN gene encoding RNA polymerase factor sigma-54, with the protein MLKQTQQQKLLQKLSPQQIQLMKLLQVPTAVLEERIKEELEENPALEYGEDAHEDEYKDPQEEYNNNEEGDDDEFEPDGSENEYDNIDISEYVSEGDDDIADYKLRDDNYPDQDENKTIPVRVETSFHEHLLEQLGMLELDERQNAIAEQIIGSIDDDGYLRREVSAIVDDLSFSQNVATDEEEIRELIRMIQEFDPPGICATDLKECLLLQLRRKPQDDFGVVGAYLILENYFDEFTKKHYEKIQKGLNMSDDALKEAIGQIIKLTPKPGGNFATLNKAESYVVPDFFILNNNGKLELTLNSKNAPDLRISEGYRDMLKEYDRGDKKDKRQKEAVLFIKQKIDAAKWFIDAIKQRQHTLLSTMESIMGYQREFFLTGDETTMRPMILKDIADITQLDISTVSRVANSKYVQTEFGTFKLKFFFSESLSTDSGEEVSTREVKKILSDLIEGENKRKPLSDENLTKMLQDKGYNIARRTVAKYREQLNIPVARLRKEL; encoded by the coding sequence ATGTTAAAGCAGACACAACAGCAGAAGCTATTACAGAAATTGTCGCCGCAGCAGATTCAGCTGATGAAACTGCTCCAGGTACCTACGGCTGTTCTTGAAGAGCGTATCAAGGAAGAGCTGGAGGAAAACCCTGCCCTGGAATACGGGGAAGACGCGCATGAAGACGAGTATAAAGACCCGCAGGAAGAGTATAATAATAACGAGGAAGGCGATGACGACGAGTTTGAACCTGATGGGAGTGAAAACGAATACGATAATATTGACATTTCCGAATATGTAAGTGAAGGAGATGATGACATCGCTGACTATAAACTCAGGGATGACAACTATCCTGACCAGGATGAAAATAAAACTATCCCGGTAAGGGTGGAAACCTCTTTTCATGAACACCTGCTTGAGCAGTTAGGTATGCTCGAACTGGATGAACGGCAGAACGCTATCGCAGAACAGATCATTGGTAGTATCGACGACGACGGTTATCTGCGTCGTGAAGTGAGCGCTATCGTGGATGACCTTTCTTTTTCCCAGAATGTCGCTACCGATGAAGAAGAAATAAGAGAACTGATCCGGATGATACAGGAGTTTGATCCGCCGGGAATCTGTGCTACTGATCTGAAGGAATGCCTGTTATTACAACTGAGACGTAAGCCACAGGATGATTTCGGAGTAGTAGGCGCTTATCTGATCCTGGAGAATTATTTCGATGAGTTCACTAAAAAGCACTACGAAAAGATTCAGAAGGGGTTGAATATGAGTGATGATGCGTTGAAAGAGGCGATCGGACAGATCATCAAACTGACCCCTAAACCAGGCGGCAATTTTGCGACCCTGAATAAGGCGGAAAGTTATGTGGTGCCTGACTTCTTTATCCTGAACAATAACGGTAAACTGGAGCTGACGCTGAACTCCAAGAATGCGCCTGACCTGCGTATTTCAGAAGGGTACAGGGATATGCTGAAGGAATATGACCGTGGGGATAAAAAAGACAAACGTCAGAAAGAAGCGGTGTTATTCATCAAACAAAAGATCGATGCCGCAAAATGGTTCATTGATGCCATTAAACAGCGTCAACATACCCTTTTGTCTACCATGGAATCCATTATGGGGTATCAGCGCGAATTCTTCCTTACGGGAGATGAAACGACGATGCGTCCGATGATCCTGAAAGATATTGCCGATATCACCCAGCTGGATATCTCTACTGTAAGCCGTGTGGCCAATAGTAAGTATGTACAGACGGAGTTCGGTACCTTTAAGCTGAAATTCTTTTTCAGCGAATCATTATCCACTGATAGTGGGGAAGAGGTATCTACCCGCGAGGTAAAAAAGATACTGTCTGACCTGATTGAAGGAGAAAATAAGCGTAAACCATTAAGCGACGAAAACCTGACCAAGATGTTGCAGGACAAAGGGTATAATATTGCCCGCCGTACTGTGGCAAAATACCGCGAACAGTTAAATATTCCGGTAGCAAGGTTAAGGAAGGAGTTGTAA
- a CDS encoding alpha-ketoglutarate-dependent dioxygenase AlkB family protein has product MEPQIPLFSDPACQYISLKDGDLVYCPQFFPLPEANHYLHTLLTSIDWQQESMVMYGKPVLFPRLMAWYGDAGSSYSFSGKTYHPSQWTKELLQIKEAIAPLSGVDFNSVLLNRYRNGKDSMGWHADDEPELGRNPVIASVNLGATRRFMLRHVKEGDKFELELQHGSLLIMKGALQHHWQHQLPKTTKVSAERINLTFRVIQ; this is encoded by the coding sequence ATGGAGCCGCAAATACCATTATTTAGTGATCCCGCCTGTCAGTACATATCGCTGAAAGACGGAGACCTGGTTTACTGTCCGCAGTTTTTCCCCCTGCCGGAAGCCAATCATTATCTGCATACTTTACTAACTTCCATCGACTGGCAACAGGAAAGCATGGTCATGTATGGTAAACCGGTGCTGTTTCCCCGCCTGATGGCCTGGTATGGAGATGCCGGTAGCAGTTATTCCTTTTCCGGAAAGACTTATCACCCCTCACAGTGGACGAAAGAACTTTTACAGATAAAAGAAGCAATAGCCCCTCTTTCCGGTGTGGATTTTAACAGCGTATTACTCAACCGCTACCGCAATGGAAAAGACTCTATGGGCTGGCATGCCGATGATGAACCGGAATTAGGGCGTAATCCTGTAATAGCCTCTGTGAATCTCGGCGCTACCCGGCGTTTTATGTTGCGTCATGTGAAAGAAGGAGACAAATTTGAACTGGAATTACAGCATGGCTCACTGCTGATTATGAAAGGAGCATTACAACATCACTGGCAACATCAGTTACCGAAAACAACCAAAGTTTCAGCAGAAAGAATTAATCTCACATTCCGGGTCATTCAGTGA
- the typA gene encoding translational GTPase TypA, which produces MNIRNIAIIAHVDHGKTTLVDKILHHTNVFRANQETGELIMDNNDLEKERGITILSKNVSVEYKGVKINVIDTPGHADFGGEVERVLKMADGVILLVDAFEGPMPQTRFVLQKALQLKLKPIVVINKVDKANCRPDEVHDAVFELFFNLDATEEQLNFPTFYGSGKNGWFNDSLTQCEDITPLLDGILAHVPEPQIPEGNLQLQITSLDYSTFLGRIAVGRVARGTIKENQQISLVQTDGSIKKSRVRELYTFEALGKKKVTEVQPGDICAVVGLEDFNIGDTIADFEAPEALPVISVDEPTMNMLFSINNSPFFGKDGKFVTSRHLRDRLVKETEKNLALRVVDTDSADSFLVYGRGILHLGVLIETMRREGFELTVGQPQVILKTVDGKKSEPYETLVVDVPQEFASKVIDLVTRRKGEMLIMETKGDMQHLEFEIPSRGLIGMRTQMLTNTAGEAVMAHRFMDYKPWKGPIPGRSNGVLIAKEAGTTTGYSLDKLQDRGFFFVDPGEEVYKGMIIGENNKPGDLVVNPNEGKKLTNMRASGSDAATSIAPKTLMTLEECMEYIQHDECIEVTPNHIRMRKTYLDEEDRKKFQKVMKADGIA; this is translated from the coding sequence ATGAATATCCGTAACATAGCAATCATTGCGCACGTAGACCACGGTAAAACTACCCTGGTTGATAAAATCCTTCATCACACCAACGTTTTCAGGGCTAACCAGGAAACAGGTGAGTTGATCATGGACAACAACGACCTGGAAAAGGAACGTGGTATCACCATCCTCAGTAAGAACGTATCTGTTGAGTACAAAGGGGTGAAAATCAACGTAATTGATACTCCGGGCCACGCCGACTTCGGTGGTGAAGTTGAAAGGGTATTGAAAATGGCAGATGGTGTAATCCTGTTGGTGGATGCCTTCGAGGGACCAATGCCTCAGACCCGTTTCGTACTGCAGAAAGCACTGCAGCTGAAACTGAAGCCGATTGTGGTAATTAATAAAGTTGACAAGGCGAACTGCCGTCCTGACGAAGTGCATGACGCAGTATTCGAACTGTTCTTTAACCTGGATGCAACGGAAGAACAGCTGAACTTCCCGACCTTCTACGGTTCCGGTAAGAATGGCTGGTTCAACGATTCATTAACACAGTGTGAAGATATCACTCCATTGCTGGATGGTATCCTGGCGCACGTTCCAGAACCACAGATCCCAGAAGGTAACCTGCAGCTGCAGATCACTTCCCTGGATTACTCTACCTTCCTTGGCCGTATCGCTGTAGGACGTGTAGCGCGTGGTACTATTAAGGAAAACCAGCAGATCTCCCTGGTACAGACCGACGGTTCTATCAAAAAGTCCCGTGTACGTGAACTGTATACCTTCGAGGCACTGGGTAAAAAGAAAGTAACTGAAGTTCAACCTGGCGATATCTGTGCGGTAGTAGGTCTGGAAGACTTCAACATCGGTGATACCATCGCAGACTTCGAAGCTCCTGAAGCATTACCGGTTATCAGCGTGGATGAACCAACCATGAACATGCTGTTCAGTATCAACAACTCTCCGTTCTTTGGTAAAGACGGTAAGTTCGTTACCTCCCGTCACCTGCGTGACCGTCTGGTAAAAGAAACTGAAAAGAACCTGGCGCTGCGCGTAGTTGATACAGACAGTGCGGATAGCTTCCTGGTATATGGTCGTGGTATCCTGCACTTAGGTGTATTGATCGAGACTATGCGTCGTGAAGGATTTGAGTTGACTGTAGGTCAGCCACAGGTAATCCTGAAAACTGTAGACGGTAAGAAATCTGAACCATATGAAACACTGGTAGTAGACGTTCCTCAGGAATTCGCCAGTAAAGTAATTGACCTGGTAACTCGTCGTAAAGGTGAGATGCTGATCATGGAAACTAAAGGTGACATGCAGCACCTGGAATTCGAAATTCCTTCCCGTGGTCTGATCGGTATGCGTACCCAGATGCTGACCAACACTGCTGGTGAAGCTGTAATGGCGCACCGTTTTATGGATTACAAACCATGGAAAGGACCAATCCCTGGTCGTAGCAATGGTGTACTGATCGCTAAAGAAGCGGGTACTACTACCGGTTACTCCCTGGATAAATTGCAGGATAGAGGATTCTTCTTCGTAGATCCAGGAGAAGAGGTGTACAAAGGCATGATCATCGGTGAAAACAACAAACCTGGTGACCTGGTAGTGAACCCGAACGAGGGTAAAAAACTGACCAACATGCGTGCAAGTGGTAGTGACGCTGCAACCAGCATCGCTCCTAAGACCCTGATGACACTGGAAGAGTGTATGGAGTACATCCAGCACGACGAGTGTATCGAGGTAACGCCTAACCACATCCGTATGCGTAAAACATACCTGGATGAGGAAGACAGGAAGAAATTCCAGAAAGTAATGAAAGCAGACGGTATCGCGTAA
- a CDS encoding ribonuclease HII, translating into MLRSYHQKDIAFEAGCDEAGRGCLAGPVFAAAVILPPKFRNKLLNDSKQLKASDRDKLREVVEKEAIAYAVASVDNLEIDRINILKASFRAMHLALDQLKQQPGYILVDGNRFVPYGKTPHACIVKGDGIYASIAAASILAKTYRDEYMHKLHQEYPHFGWLENKGYPTLFHRDAIRAHGETPYHRKTFRLLPDQPELDFDAPVAEYTVVKVVSPEETQD; encoded by the coding sequence TTGTTACGTTCATATCACCAAAAAGATATCGCTTTTGAAGCCGGCTGCGACGAAGCCGGACGGGGTTGCCTTGCGGGGCCGGTATTCGCAGCAGCTGTGATTTTACCGCCTAAATTCAGGAATAAACTCCTGAATGATTCAAAGCAGTTAAAGGCTTCCGACCGCGATAAGTTGCGTGAAGTAGTGGAAAAAGAGGCGATAGCTTATGCGGTGGCCAGCGTGGATAACCTGGAGATAGACAGGATCAACATCCTGAAAGCATCTTTCAGAGCCATGCACCTGGCATTGGACCAGCTAAAACAGCAACCGGGTTATATATTGGTAGATGGAAACAGGTTCGTTCCCTACGGAAAGACTCCCCATGCCTGCATTGTCAAAGGGGATGGCATATATGCCTCCATAGCGGCAGCCTCCATTCTGGCCAAAACCTACAGGGACGAGTACATGCACAAGCTGCATCAGGAATATCCGCATTTCGGGTGGTTGGAAAATAAGGGATACCCTACATTGTTCCACCGGGATGCCATCCGCGCACATGGCGAAACGCCTTATCACCGGAAGACATTCAGATTATTACCTGACCAGCCGGAGCTGGATTTCGATGCCCCTGTAGCGGAATATACAGTTGTGAAAGTGGTTTCCCCGGAGGAAACCCAGGATTAG
- a CDS encoding META domain-containing protein: protein MFIRLTALAMVLLANTCNQKAVKQDIASIQSKRWALTTMNGAKQEKSPIWMEFDPATHRFNGNGGCNKVSGEYQLEGSEITFGKVISTRMACIDPQGNERESAFLRMLSDRTYTVKFEDQLLQFRDSGRVAMSFTGFKKVASAK, encoded by the coding sequence ATGTTTATCAGATTAACAGCACTGGCAATGGTTCTTCTTGCCAACACATGTAACCAGAAAGCTGTAAAACAGGATATTGCCAGTATCCAGAGTAAAAGGTGGGCACTGACGACGATGAATGGCGCAAAACAGGAGAAATCTCCTATCTGGATGGAATTTGACCCGGCTACCCATCGTTTTAATGGTAATGGCGGCTGTAATAAAGTAAGCGGCGAATATCAGCTGGAGGGTAGTGAAATCACCTTCGGAAAAGTGATCAGTACACGAATGGCTTGTATCGATCCGCAGGGGAATGAAAGAGAAAGCGCTTTTCTTCGTATGCTTAGTGACCGCACCTATACTGTAAAGTTTGAAGACCAGCTCTTACAGTTCCGTGATAGCGGGAGAGTAGCGATGTCTTTCACCGGATTCAAAAAAGTAGCAAGCGCTAAATAA
- a CDS encoding alpha/beta fold hydrolase translates to MTRRLIFVTCLIAFSLLFNRTNAQTIIPYDADLAGYAYPFPVHYITLKIQGQDLRMAYMDVQPLKPNGKVVMLLHGKNFCGAYWDSTALDLSNKGYRVIMPDQIGFGKSSKPTHLQYSFQLLAQNTKSLLDTLKISKTAVLGHSMGGMLATRFTLMYPDVAEKLILENPIGLEDWKVKVPYQSVDKWYEGELKQNYEKIKQYQLDNYYAGQWKPAYEKWAVLQAGWTAGADYPRVAWNAALTYDMIFTQPVFYEFENIKVPTLLIIGQRDRTALGKANVSEEVKKTMGNYPVLGQEISKRIPNAKLAPIEGVGHLPHIEAYPQFIQSLLEFLQ, encoded by the coding sequence ATGACACGAAGATTAATTTTTGTTACCTGTTTAATAGCTTTCTCTCTCCTGTTCAATCGCACAAATGCACAGACAATTATACCGTATGACGCCGATCTGGCCGGTTATGCATATCCATTCCCTGTTCACTACATCACCCTGAAAATACAAGGTCAGGACTTACGTATGGCATACATGGATGTTCAGCCCTTAAAACCCAATGGAAAAGTGGTCATGCTGCTGCACGGAAAGAACTTCTGTGGCGCCTATTGGGACAGTACAGCATTAGATCTCAGCAATAAAGGTTATCGCGTGATCATGCCCGATCAGATAGGTTTTGGTAAATCCAGCAAACCGACTCACCTCCAATACAGTTTTCAGCTGCTTGCACAGAATACAAAGTCGCTGCTGGATACCTTAAAAATCAGCAAAACAGCCGTACTCGGACATTCTATGGGTGGTATGCTGGCGACAAGATTTACACTGATGTATCCGGATGTGGCAGAAAAACTGATCCTGGAAAATCCGATTGGTCTGGAAGACTGGAAAGTGAAAGTGCCTTATCAATCTGTAGATAAATGGTATGAAGGTGAACTGAAACAGAACTACGAAAAGATTAAACAATATCAGCTGGATAACTACTATGCCGGACAATGGAAACCTGCCTATGAAAAATGGGCGGTACTACAGGCCGGATGGACTGCCGGCGCGGATTATCCACGTGTAGCATGGAATGCAGCACTGACATATGATATGATATTTACACAGCCGGTTTTCTATGAATTTGAAAACATTAAGGTGCCTACCCTGCTGATCATCGGTCAACGGGACCGCACAGCGCTGGGTAAAGCCAATGTATCAGAAGAAGTGAAAAAAACGATGGGAAATTATCCTGTATTGGGACAGGAGATCAGCAAACGTATTCCGAATGCCAAACTGGCGCCCATTGAAGGCGTCGGGCATCTTCCGCATATAGAAGCTTACCCGCAATTTATTCAGTCATTGCTGGAATTCCTGCAATAA